The genomic region TCTTCTGTGTTTCTACCACAAAATAATTCCAATAAATCTACACCCTCTACATTTTTAACTATATATCTTAACGGCACTGCACCATGGCACTTCAGAGTTCCAGTAAAGGTGACTGGATCATTTGAAAACTTTCCAATAATATAAAGGGGTTAATGATTACTAATCCATGTAAATCCGCAAGATATCACAGCATGTGAATACAATTCTTAAAATTATAACCACAAAACAAATCAATAAATGTATTAGTATTActccaataattaaaaaaaattagcaaaaaattatatcccaacaaaaagaaaaatatagtaaaaTGTGGAGTTTAATTAtaactaaataataaaattataaaaactaataagaattatCATCCGTCAACTTTAAGTGACTCACTTGTAATAGCTCTattcaatgaaaaataaataaaagttaatTCTAAAATTTGAATTATTTGTGATGTTTTTTAAATTTATCCTGATTGtctaaaataactaaatatagtaattaattaatataatatcTAACAATAATAAAAGGAACTTAAACTCGTTATAAATATTTACTTCTTCACAATATAAACTTAATATTTATATAACACCATGTACATCACATCCAAAAAATCTGAACATAATTGAGAATATAATTGAGCAAGTATTCcatcaatttgattttcaatatCTGTAAGTAAACTCCATTTTGTTTATATTCGTTTGTCTATCACATTTTCCATATTAGATTcatcttttcaatttttattagTNNNNNNNNNNNNNNNNNNNNNNNNNNNNNNNNNNNNNNNNNNNNNNNNNNNNNNNNNNNNNNNNNNNNNNNNNNNNNNNNNNNNNNNNNNNNNNNNNNNNNNNNNNNNNNNNNNNNNNNNNNNNNNNNNNNNNNNNNNNNNNNNNNNNNNNNNNNNNNNNNNNNNNNNNNNNNNNNNNNNNNNNNNNNNNNNNNNNNNNNNNNNNNNNNNNNNNNNNNNNNNNNNNNNNNNNNNNNNNNNNNNNNNNNNNNNNGTTTCTTAAATTTATCTTGATtgtctaaaataaataaataaagtaattaattaatataatatcTAACAATAATAAAAGGAACTTAAACTCGTTATAAATATTTACTTCTTCACAATATAAACTTAATATTTATATAACACCATGTACATCACATCCAAAAAATCTGAACATAATTGAGAATATAATTGAGCAAGTATTCcatcaatttgattttcaatatCTGTAAGTAAACTCCATTTTGTTTATATTCGTTTGTCTATCACATTTTCCATATTAGATTcatcttttcaatttttattagtgtaataattatataattataagataataatgaattattattttaacatactttttgaaaataataagaaaattcaCTTTTCTCTCCTATTAAAATGATACTCTTCTCTTCTCTATTTGTAAAATATACATTCTCTTtccttataatttttaaaaaacctctactttaattcttttaaaaatgtgttaactaattttaattttaaccatttttcaagaaaaaataatatatattaattgttatttttttatttaatgttaaaGTAAGATAttgatataaaaaatttaatagtaaaatataaagaTAATTATTAACNNNNNNNNNNNNNNNNNNNNNNNNNNNNNNNNNNNNNNNNNNNNNNNNNNNNNNNNNNacaaaataattttttttttgaaaaatagataaagttaacacaaaaaatttaattaaagagatgttttaaaaattataataaaggAGAATATATATTTTACAAATAGAGGGGAGGAGAGTGTCATTTTAATAATAACTAATATAATTTAGCTTTTATTCTGGTAATATTTGTTAGGAGTCATTAAATCAAGTTATAGAGACAGAAATCGTAATAGACAAACGGATTGATTTATATTATGGCcttatttataaatttataataataagaACTCAATTATGATATAATTCATATAGGTTGTCATCGGATTTTAAAATTCAAGCAACCATACAAATTATGTTAATCATATTTAAAATTATGCATGTATTGATGTTTAAATTTATCAGTTATACAACTGTAACAAAAAAGTTACTAAAACAAAGTCACAAAACATAGCATAGCCAATTTTGTCTTCTAATTGAGCTACTCTATTATGCTTTGGGTTAAGTCAACTTACAATTTAATTTGCATTTGGAGGAAATCAATTCATTATTGCTAGCAtacttaaaattttaaacaaaatataaatattatactTCAAAACCCCAATATTATTATacagtaaaaaaaattttaaaactttgtaATAACTTTTGATACTTTAAAAAAAGGTGTTAGTTACCTTGAAAATGTTGCTTAACATGGCAAGTTCTTGCGGTAAACCAAGCCCTGCTAAAGAGCAACCAAAAGAAGCCATCAAACATAGTTTCTgaattattttttgtgttttttatgaGAGAATTAAGGTTTCTTTTTAATGTTTTccttaaaataacaaaaattttcCTGCTTGTGTGACTTTGTGACAACCCCATCAATTTATCCCTTTCCTGTACCTCAGAATCAAAAGGATTTTTTTACAGCTGTACTTTTGGGTGACACTGAAAAAGTTTAAGTAGGAatataaataaatgaaaataattgattttcttttttaaaaaaagagaataaataaataaatgaataaaggtTTTTATGTGAGCCACTGATCTGAGCGGTAATCatctaaataaataaatgaatagagGTTGAAAACTAGGAACGGTTTTTAACTTTTTGTAGTAGCATAAAGGATTATGAGATGAAAATTAATTTCAAACATGTTTCTGCTAATCAGTCTAGCCTTATCGTAGCTAGTTTCTGCTTTTTCTTTTTGGACCCCCTGACAATAAAAGTTTTATTCTTCTTATGTAGATATGCTTCCGAAAATTAGTAGAAGTTTTGCACTATATTTATGAAAGTTGTGTAATtccatttatttttattgttttgaatTGCGTGATATGAGTACCTGATATTCAAATTTTTGTGCATGTAGAGATTGGTTTCATAAAATAAATTGCTTATAAATATAGTAATACTTGCTAAATGAAGTTTTGTGTTATTTATCAAATTATCAATGACGTCGTTTCGATATATTGTTTTCTTGTGTTGCTATGCAGTAGAGAGATTGTCACTGAAACCTGAGAAAAGATAGCACAATCTCTGTTTCTACCGTTATAATACTGGCCACTAAATTGGATAGCTTAATACTCTGCATATCTATCATCATCAGAAGAGAAAACAAGGGTTTTGTTCACTATTCACATGTATGGTATACTTTTTAGTTTTCTTTCTCTTAATCTAATAAAATATGGATTTGCCAATTGATGAAACAGCTTAACTTagatacaaaaatattatttgtatccATAATCCCGCATCTTGTATTcttaatgtaaaaaaaattataaatactatTAATAACATTACATTCAACCCAAATTGAATAATTGTGAAAATTGAATTACAAAGGaattctttcaaaaattcaaCCCAATTCTTTCAATGTGAAGTTTCTAAAACCACAAAATACAGTTAGAAGTAACATGTTTTCTTAATTCTTAAACCATAAATACATCTAAGAAAAACCTAAACAAAACATCAATAAAAGAAGTATGTTAAAATGGAAATAACTCTAGAAGAGCTTTGGCCTCTTTGACTCGGGAGAAAGAGGATCCTTTGATTCCATCCCAGGAAATTCCTTAATTTCATCTATAAATGGGTACAAGTCATCCCTTCTTAAAAGAGCTCTGAAATAATCTAACATGGAATAGACATGTCTACTCTTTACATTAAAAGTTAAGAAATTTTGAACCTTTTGAGGAGCAGAACTGTTAATGTAATCCATATAAATAGCATTCTCCATGATAGATAAATGAAATACAGATACACAAATTAATGGATATCTACCTTTATGATGCTCATCTAGAAAGCCAATTAACATGGCACAAACTATGTTGTTACCAAGGTAGACGAGAGTCGGACATGCAGCATAAAATACAGGTTGGATTCCCTCAAAACAACCCACGATTGGCTAAGCAAATTGAACACCTCTTTCGTTCACAAGCAAGGCATGTAAAGTTGTTTTATACCCATTTTCCCATTCACCAAAATGGGTATAAAGCAACCTTACATGCCCTGCTTGTGAACGAAAGAGGTGTTCGATTTGTTCAGCCAATCGAGGGTTGTTTTGAGGGCATCCAACCTGCATTTTCTGCTGTATGTCCGGCTCTGGTCTACCTTCGTAACAACTTGGTTTGTGCCATGTTAATTGGCTTTGTAGATGAGCATCATAAATCTAAATGTCCATTGATTTATGTATCTGTATTTCAATTATCTTTCATGGAGGATGCTATTGATATGGATTACATTAACAGTTCTGCTCctcaaaagaataaaaattttataactgTTAATGTAAAGAGTAGACATGTCTATTCCATGGTAGATTATTTGAGAGCTCTTTTAAGAAGGGATGACTTGTACCCATTTATAGATGAAATTAAGGAATTTCCTGGGATGGAGTCAAAGGATCCTCTTTCTTCTGAGTCAAAGAGGCCAAAGCTCTTCTAGAGTTATTTCCATTTTAACATACTTCTTTTATTGATGTTTTGTTTAGGTTTTCCTTGGATGTATTTATGGTTTAAGAATTAAGAAGATATGTTACTTCTAACTGTATTTTGTGGTTTTAGAAACTTCACATTGAAAGAATTCCTTTGTAATTCAATTCTCACAATTATTCAATTTGGGTCTGAATGTGATGTTATTAATAGTATTTATAATTTCTTTTACATTAAGAATACAAGATACGGGATTAAGATGgacacaaataatatttttgtatctAAGTTAAGCTGTTTCATCAATTTGCAAATCCATATTTTATTAGATTTAGAGAAAGAAAACTAAAAAGTATACCATACATAGTGAACAATACCCTTGTTTTTTCTTCTGATGATGATAGATATGCAGAGTATTAAGCTATCCAATTTAGTAGCCAGTATTATAATGGTAGAAACAGAGATCATTAACCTGATCAGTACTTTCTTTTCTCCGGTTTCAGTGACAATCACTCTAGTGCATAGCAACACAAGAAAACAATAAATCGAAATGATgtcattgataatttgaaaaataacaCAAAACTTCAATTATCAAGTATGATTATATTTATAAGCAATTTATTTTAAGAAACCAATCTCTACATGCACAACAATTTAAATATTAGGTACTCATATCATGTAattcaaaacaacaaaaataaatgtAATTAGACAACTTGCATAAATATAGTGCAAAACTCCTACTAATTTTCGGAAGCATATCTGAAGAATAAAACTTTTATTGTCAGGTCCAAAAAGAAAAAGCAGAAACTAGCTACGATCAAAGGCTAGACTGATTAGCAGAAACATGTTTGATATTAATTTCCATCTCATAATCCTTTAAGCCactgcaaaaaataaaaaaccgtTCTTAGTTTTCAACctctattcatttatttatttagacGATCATGGCTCAGTGGCTCACAAAAAAACCTTtattcatttacttatttcttctttttttttaaagaagaaaattaattattttcatttatttatatTCCTACTTAAACTTTTTCAGTGCCACCCTAAAGTCCAGCTTGTAAAAAAATCCTTTTGATTCTGAGGTGAGGTGCAGGGAAAGGATAAATTGGTGGGATTGTCACAAAGTCACACAAGCAGGagaatttttgttattttaaggAAAACATTTAAAAGAAGCCTTAATTCTCTCATAAAAAACACAGAACATAGTTCAGAAGCTGGGTTTGATGGTTTCTTTTGGTTGCTCTTCAGCAGGGCTTGTCTTACAGCAAGAACTTGCCATGTTCAGCAACATTTTCAAGGTAACTAACACCTTTTTCTATAGTATCAAAAGTCATTGCAaagtttttagattttttttactgTGTAATAATATTTAGGTTTTGAtgtataatatttatattttgtttaaaatttcaAGTATGCTAGCAGTAATGAATTGGTTTTCTCCAAATGCAAATTGGATTGTAAGTTGGCTTAACTCAAAGCATAATAAAGTAGCTCAATTAGAAGACAAAATTGGCTACGCTATGTTATGTGACTTTGTTTTGGTAACTTTTTTGTTACAATTGTATGACTGATAAATTTGAGCATCAATACATGCATAGTTTTACAGTTGATTAACATAATTTGTTTGTTTGTTCTTGAATTCTTTTTTATGACAGGGTTCTCAACAACTTTTGCCCTCTGTTGCATGGAAACCAGAGATCGTTAGATATCAATATCTTTGTCTTAGTCCTATTCTTGGTGAGAAATCAAGAAAATCACAAAATGAATGGTTAAATTTGAACTAGTTTGCCAATGTTAACTTCACAGCTCAAAGGCCTATGCTTGTTGATTCCCTAGGTGTGCATGCTGCTCATTGAAGTGTTATATAGTTTCGCGGATCGCTACCGTGTACTATTAGAACTTAGAATATTTGTGAGGTACATGAGTTATgtattcttctattttctttctagtTGTCTCATGGCAAATGTGGAAGCTTTGGCTAGTTTCCCCAATTGAgttcaaattcttgtaatatcCTCTTATTCTTAGTTGATTATAGTaaatttttctcttatgtattttggTATGTGGATGTAGGATTGTAGTTCATTTTAGGTTGAACAATGTTATCATTAACTTTTTATGAAGAAATATTGTAGTTACAATAAAGGTTATGTTATTTTGACATGCTGATCAAGGCACCAATGACCTACTTCAACTCTTAGAAGGGTGATCAGAGGTTCGCTTAGAGTATAAGCTCCAAGGACCTGTGGGTTAAGGCACCGgcattaagaaggcatgaccatGATGTTTCACTATTAGTGTTTACCCGGTTACAAAAGCTTCTTTACTATGTTTGTCTTCTTTAGATTTCATTAGCTGATAAATTTCTTTTGACTGCATTTGATGCTGAGATAAATGTAAATTATTCTGATGAAATCTATTTTGCTTAATTTCGTTCATCTTTTGTTGCAGCAACATTCCCAAACACAATTATTTTTAGCTTTGACATTGATGAGTGTCAACAACTGTTTACAACTCTTAGCTATCAAATTGGCTATACCCTGAAGCCTTTGCTAGATATTTTTCAAGACCCTGCTCTAAGTTCAAAGATTCAAGTTCATCCAGATGGTCAAGTTACATTTTTGGGTTCCGCAATTGAGATGAAAGATTTTCTTTCTCTAGTTGCTGAGTAATATTTATCACAAATCTCATATAAGGGAGAGAAACAGTCTATTCTTTTTCCACACTTCAGTAGATATAATTTTGTTGATTTAGCTTCAACCGCATGCTTGAAATTCTGATTGTttctagaaaaaaaaaaggaacattTATGTTACTAAAAGCATACTATTTTGTAGTTGCACTTGAATATGTCAACTGTGTTTGTAACACACTACTAATCATTATTTAATGAACCTTCTTTTGAGTAGATTTTTCAGTTCGTATCAAAGAACAGACTTTACTGAGATTTCTCTATGAACAGGTTGATCATGAACATGTTTGAAGCAGAAACCAGAAGTCATTCCTCCACAATGGAGATTCATTCTACAATAACTGTTCCTTTAAGAAGGTATTCAAAACATGATTTCTTTGATAGTTGAACCCTTCTCCTGGTTTTTGCTCAATGTTActctgaaaaaattaattttttccatCTTTCATTGCATTTAAAATGTGTTTTTTTTTGCTTTGCTGTTTAAAGATGAACCACTTATTGTGTGTAGCTTTCACTTGTGTTACCAAaccaaaaaagaacaaaaaaaattgtataatctTTCTTATGTAATGGCTAATGTAATATCTTGGTAACGAAATGTATTCAGTTAatgcttttctcttgatttacAGTCCTGAGAGAGTTAAAGCCAAGCGAATGAAGAAAAAGAACACGAAAGTTGCGACCGAGAGGGATCTCTACATGAAGAACTACTTACAGGCGTGTGACTGTGTGAGAGTCTTCTATCCTTGATGGTTGAAAACAGACAGCACCGGAAAACAGCGATTCTCTTGCTAAAGAAATCCTGCCTGAGCTTCCACACCTTCTGACACAATTTTTTGTTGGCATTGTTGGTACTGACCTTGCTGTCATGCTTTCTGTCGTCTGTAAACTCGCATGTGGGAGAGTTCCCTTTTGCACATCTAAGCTCTTAAATACTGGATTTAGATTCGGGCTAGTTTGGCTTTCTTGGGCAGTAAGCAAGCTAAGGGATACAATCATCAACATAAGCAAGCATGCAGGGAAGTTAGGACTACAATCATCGAGCAGTGGCGTTGCTAGCTCTGGCTGTACTGAGGCCTGCTTGAGTACTACCTCCAACTGCGTGGTTGCGAAAAAGTTCGAAGAAACACTGAATTTTTTGGATGTATACGGGCTATGGCTTTTGGTGAAGTGATAGCAAAGCTGAGAAATCTTGGTTACTTTCAAGCACTGAGATTGTGAATGTTTTGGCTTGATCAGCATTTGGCTATGTTATTGCATAGATTCAATTATTCAAGCTATGAATATAGTAACTGGTTGAAATTGTGGCAGCAAAACAAAGTGTAGTGTGTcatatgaaattttaaattttacatgCAAAGAAAGTCTCATCAGTGAGACTTAGGAAGTAGAAAAAGATACATAATACTAATAGGAATGAGCAAGTTttgtctcttttatttttattactttctttaatATGTGCTTCCATGGTTAAGAGTTTAAGATTAACTATTAATGCGGAAAACAGAAGGTACAGAGAAATGAGAAATCAGAAAATGGTAAGGTTGTTATTTATATGAATAAATAAGTTTCTAATTAATCATttgagaaaaatattaaaaaagaaaactatAACTCTCATAATTAGAAGCTTTGGCTAGTTTCCCCAATTGAGTTCAAATTCTTGCAATCTCTTCGTATTCTTAGTTGATCATAGTAAATTTTTCACTTCTGTTTTCGGGTATGTGGATGTAGGATTTTAGTTCATTTTAGGTTGAAGAATgttatcattattttttatgaaGAAACATGGTAGTTAAAAGTAAGGATATGTTATTTCTTGAAAATTCAATGGAGCCAGACTTGGATTATTGGTTGTATTATGTTAGTTTCAGGGCTTGAATGATTACTCAAACCGTACTCATTTCTACTAATCAAAGATATTTAGACTCTTTTCTTAAATGGTAGACATTTTTTACTGTCTTATTAGATGGTCATTAGTTCTTAGAATACATGGATATGTCAGATTGTCAGCCAcacaaaacaataaataaatatgaGAAATTTTGGTTGAGAAATTAAATTTGAGTTGCACTCATACATCATTAGCCACAGCATAGTTTATCGGAGATTCCACTGAAAGTTGGTAGAAAAGGTGATTCCATAGACTGGAGATTAACCGACcataaattatataataaaaaattttcaatattCAGAGTTTATAGTTGACAATgactaaaaaaatttataaaaggtagaatgttatttaaaaaatatatttgaatTGTCTCTGATTTCAGTGATTTAAACTGTAATACACAATTGAAAACCTTAAAAATGAAATAAGAATCTTTGATTGAATATTCACTCTCTTTTATATTAAAAGCTATATAAGCACTTGATTAAAATCATTTACCAATGAGTCATTCTCAGAAAAGTTTGTCATAAGTTGATCAagaattttctttcaatttcgtATTCATACAGAAAGTGATATCAGTGGAGTTTTGATTTTCCTTTGCTCTTCCGGATCATCATACTTTTTACTTCGTCCAGATTTATCCCTGGGATGGGGTTATGATGAGGCTTCAAGTTGAACTCCAATTCAAGATTTTGAATGGCATCCAAGAGAGTTGAGGCATACATTGGAATAACCCCACACCCTTTGATAAAACAATCTTCATCATTTTCTCTCCTTATTTGGACTCTCTTCCCTCTCTTAGGTCTATCAATACTGAATCTGAATGACATCTTTTGGTTGCAAGTgctatcatcatcatcactgcCACCTCTGAGTCTGCACCTCTCAATTTCACCCAATATGTTTTCACTACCAAATGGATCAGTCCATATTAAAACATGATCACAGCTACATCGTCGTTTAGAAACAAAGTTTAGATTTTTACTTACAAATGTGTCCTTTACGCCATCTCCGAAGTGGCGGTATTCACACTTGATATTGACAAGATCCAATTCTTCAAAATAATAAGAAGGTAAGTTTTGAGAAATAACACAACAGAAGAAGAAACCCAACAACTCGTAGTAAGGTTGATGAAGTTCAATTATTATGGATGCTCCTCTTGTTTCACATCCGAACCACTTTGGAACTTTGTACCCAGGATAACAAACACAACCTAACATtttatgataataataataatttatcatCTGATCTGGATCTGCTGACAACAATAAAACATTTCTGAATATTGTGAGATGAGCATCTTCCATAATATCATTCACTGACTCTTGTTCCAATCTCACACAATTTGCAAATGAGATCTTTCTCCTATTCAAACTAAATACTGCCTTCAAATTGAATATTGTTTCAAGTGATGTGCAATCAACAGCATAAAGCTCTTCAATAGATGGTGGAAGTTCTGGTATAGCACGAAGACTACTACAACCACTTACGTCAAGAGCCCTTAACCTTGATTGAGCTTTGATGTTGCGTGGGAGATCAATTAGCTTTCTGCAATTACTAAGACAAAGATACTCAAGAGAAAAAAAGCTACGTATTTCATTTGGTAGACTTTTAATTCTCCAGAAAGAGATATCCAAATCCGACAGTTTTTCTGATGACACTGAAAATTTCTCCAGGCTTAAACAATTATAAGCATAAAATGTTTTAAGAGACTTCAAATTGCTTTTGACACACTTCAATTTTGTGCAACCAGTAAGATATAATTCCTCAAGAGTTTGGATGGACAAAATAGATGGATGAAGTTGACATAGTTTTTCACAATTCCAAAGATCTATGGTTTTAAGCTTTGTTGCTTTACTAAAATCTGGAAGCTCTACCAACTTTTTACATCCATAAAGGTAAAGCACTATCAAATTCGGAAGTTCCTGTAACAATTCAGAGATACATTCATCACATTTAAAAATCCTCAATTTCCAATCGAAACAAAACGGCTATAAATGAAGTTCATGTTGGTATTAGTACCTGCGTTCCATCCCAAAGTTTAGAAATTTGACTGTTTGGCATCCTAAGCTCAACAAGCTGCTCCACAGAAAACATTGATGATAGAGAATTCAGAGGATAACTATTCCACTCCAAATACTTGAGTCTAGCAGAAAACGGCTCCAGGGGTATGGGAATGTACACATTCAACTGTTTTTCATCCCATGGAGCATAAAACTTAAGAAACCTTAGTTGAGGCATATTTTTAAAGGTGTCAGCATTGAAGTGTAGATCTCCAATTTGAGACAAGTCTATCATAATACCTTCAACTAAATTTGTTcccttaaaaacaaaaaatttatggTAAGAAAAGGCTATTGTATTAGTTCAAAACAAGTAAAAACAAAATGAGTGGAGGTACCGTGTTCTTACTTTGCTATTTTTCAATAAATTGTGAAAATCTTCAGGCTTATTTATTCGAGTGAGCTCTGTAGGATCTTTATTTGATTCTTGGCGAACGACTTCCCAACCCATTTGCTGTATCAAGTCATGCATTTGTATTCTATTGTAGGAAATAGTTATAAGAGCTTTACTTTCAAGATTGTCTATTCCAACATCCGCATAGAAACTACATGAGTCTAGAAATCTTGTGACATTATCTTTGCATTCTCCTTTGAAAAAGTATGCAATGTCAAGGAATATGCTCTTGTCCGAATCATCTAATCCATCGTAGCTCAATTTCAACACATTGAAAATCCTCTTATCAGGGCAACTCTGGAGTTTTTTTAGTGCATTTTTCCAAACTACTGCACTTTTTGAGCATAAAAAAGAACCCAATACTTTTAAGGCTAGTGGAATGCCATTTGCATAATTAACTGCCATTTGTGAAAGCTTTTTATATCCATTTTCAGGATAGCTTTTGTTAAAGGCTTTTATGCAAAAAAGCTCAAGGGAGCTCATAAAGCTCAATCGCTTGACCTCATATATTCCATGTGCTCTTGCAGCAATGAGTATCTGCTTGTCTCTGGTTGTTACAATGACCCTACTACCTGGTGCCAAGCAGGTTTGTTCTCCAGTTAGATAATCTAATATATCTGATGTATCCACATCGTCAAGTACTATGAGAACTTCTTTCTGACTCAATCTTCTCTCGTAAATGGCAGATATTGCATTGGCAGAACCTTTCACAAGGAGATTTTGTTTCTTCAGTAGTTGAGAAAAGAGTTGCTCATACAAATAATCCAGACCGTGCCTTTCTGATTCTTCTCTGACATTTTTCAAGAAGCAACAACCTTCATACTGTGAGGAATATTTATTGAATATAACTTGAGCAATGGTTGTTTTACCTATACCGCCCATGCCCCAAATTCCAAGGATTCCAACTTCATTCGGCTCCATTTTTGCCAATAACGATTCAATAGACTTAACTTGTTCATCAATTCCAACAACACCTTTGGATTTATTTGGACAAATAGGCGGCAACTTCTCATTCACAACTTCAATAATTTTTTCAATGAGCTCAACTTCATTTCTATCATGTCCcataaagaacaaaaaaaaggCAGATATATCACAAATTCACACTATAATCCAGAAGAAATAGATTAAACAACAATGAACACAAAAGTAATATAAAGAAAATGAACAGGTCTAAGCTAATGATTTTAAAATACATTGACCCCCTCCTATTGAAAACCAATAAGTGTAGTAGTTTACAAATTTCTCATCAGTTGAAATTCAAAAGGAAAACCTAAGGTGATTTTTGTGCAGTAATGTACAGAGCTGCTTCAGGTTTTGATGAAAACTAAAATGCTATAATTCTGTTTGCATTAATAAATCAACTTTTTTTGcccaatttttttctcttttatatatttttatctaCTATTTTGTTAGCTAAATTTTAACTGAAGTTTcctaataaaatcaaataaataacaagaaataatgatcTTATATATTGGGGGAAAATATGTTATTAcctatctattatctattatacAGAAAATTATccaagataataaaaataaacatatatTTCAATAATGTAATATTTTAAAATAGGTTATATAAGTGTGATCTTTTGGAATTTGTGTTGAATAAAATATGACATCACTTTAAACAaccaatgtatatatatatatatatgaatgacaTCACTTTGAGCATTTTGCTAAATGTTATGACTGGAGTGTGtttcatatataaaaaaaaattgcaaagAACGCTGCACTTTGTATGTACTACTATGTAGTGTTTCATTTACAAaagatattaattaaataataacaaagCTTGTATTGAAGAG from Arachis ipaensis cultivar K30076 chromosome B02, Araip1.1, whole genome shotgun sequence harbors:
- the LOC107626080 gene encoding TMV resistance protein N-like isoform X2, whose amino-acid sequence is MASSSFNVPLIKHDLFISFRGEIRTSFLCHLIKRLRDDRIISFFVDEENLGAGDEISSALLQAIEESSISLVIFSKDYASSRWCMEELVKIIECKEQYQRTLVPVFYNVDPSHVRHQKRTFEEAFDVHTEKYRENMAKVQNWRSALRKAADLSGIHYPSTLIRNEVELIEKIIEVVNEKLPPICPNKSKGVVGIDEQVKSIESLLAKMEPNEVGILGIWGMGGIGKTTIAQVIFNKYSSQYEGCCFLKNVREESERHGLDYLYEQLFSQLLKKQNLLVKGSANAISAIYERRLSQKEVLIVLDDVDTSDILDYLTGEQTCLAPGSRVIVTTRDKQILIAARAHGIYEVKRLSFMSSLELFCIKAFNKSYPENGYKKLSQMAVNYANGIPLALKVLGSFLCSKSAVVWKNALKKLQSCPDKRIFNVLKLSYDGLDDSDKSIFLDIAYFFKGECKDNVTRFLDSCSFYADVGIDNLESKALITISYNRIQMHDLIQQMGWEVVRQESNKDPTELTRINKPEDFHNLLKNSKGTNLVEGIMIDLSQIGDLHFNADTFKNMPQLRFLKFYAPWDEKQLNVYIPIPLEPFSARLKYLEWNSYPLNSLSSMFSVEQLVELRMPNSQISKLWDGTQELPNLIVLYLYGCKKLVELPDFSKATKLKTIDLWNCEKLCQLHPSILSIQTLEELYLTGCTKLKCVKSNLKSLKTFYAYNCLSLEKFSVSSEKLSDLDISFWRIKSLPNEIRSFFSLEYLCLSNCRKLIDLPRNIKAQSRLRALDVSGCSSLRAIPELPPSIEELYAVDCTSLETIFNLKAVFSLNRRKISFANCVRLEQESVNDIMEDAHLTIFRNVLLLSADPDQMINYYYYHKMLGCVCYPGYKVPKWFGCETRGASIIIELHQPYYELLGFFFCCVISQNLPSYYFEELDLVNIKCEYRHFGDGVKDTF
- the LOC107626080 gene encoding TMV resistance protein N-like isoform X1 — encoded protein: MASSSFNVPLIKHDLFISFRGEIRTSFLCHLIKRLRDDRIISFFVDEENLGAGDEISSALLQAIEESSISLVIFSKDYASSRWCMEELVKIIECKEQYQRTLVPVFYNVDPSHVRHQKRTFEEAFDVHTEKYRENMAKVQNWRSALRKAADLSGIHYPSTLIRNEVELIEKIIEVVNEKLPPICPNKSKGVVGIDEQVKSIESLLAKMEPNEVGILGIWGMGGIGKTTIAQVIFNKYSSQYEGCCFLKNVREESERHGLDYLYEQLFSQLLKKQNLLVKGSANAISAIYERRLSQKEVLIVLDDVDTSDILDYLTGEQTCLAPGSRVIVTTRDKQILIAARAHGIYEVKRLSFMSSLELFCIKAFNKSYPENGYKKLSQMAVNYANGIPLALKVLGSFLCSKSAVVWKNALKKLQSCPDKRIFNVLKLSYDGLDDSDKSIFLDIAYFFKGECKDNVTRFLDSCSFYADVGIDNLESKALITISYNRIQMHDLIQQMGWEVVRQESNKDPTELTRINKPEDFHNLLKNSKGTNLVEGIMIDLSQIGDLHFNADTFKNMPQLRFLKFYAPWDEKQLNVYIPIPLEPFSARLKYLEWNSYPLNSLSSMFSVEQLVELRMPNSQISKLWDGTQELPNLIVLYLYGCKKLVELPDFSKATKLKTIDLWNCEKLCQLHPSILSIQTLEELYLTGCTKLKCVKSNLKSLKTFYAYNCLSLEKFSVSSEKLSDLDISFWRIKSLPNEIRSFFSLEYLCLSNCRKLIDLPRNIKAQSRLRALDVSGCSSLRAIPELPPSIEELYAVDCTSLETIFNLKAVFSLNRRKISFANCVRLEQESVNDIMEDAHLTIFRNVLLLSADPDQMINYYYYHKMLGCVCYPGYKVPKWFGCETRGASIIIELHQPYYELLGFFFCCVISQNLPSYYFEELDLVNIKCEYRHFGDGVKDTFVSKNLNFVSKRRCSCDHVLIWTDPFGSENILGEIERCRLRGGSDDDDSTCNQKMSFRFSIDRPKRGKRVQIRRENDEDCFIKGCGVIPMYASTLLDAIQNLELEFNLKPHHNPIPGINLDEVKSMMIRKSKGKSKLH